In Agromyces sp. G08B096, a genomic segment contains:
- a CDS encoding alpha/beta family hydrolase produces MTDSPAPADPGETALQFDVDGAPVSALSGRPPGADATVVVAHGAGTGLEHPFLTGFTRALRDAGLATLRFNFPYREQGRRMPGRPAPAIAAWRAAVAAAEHLAAEAGSAGEPIWASGKSYGGRMASMAVAEGMPAAGLVFVGYPLHPPGKPDRPRDEHLIGLTLPMLFLQGTNDPFAIPNEQLADATARIGPNAALEWIEGGGHSFEVKGRKRPADEVGAGLAPAVAAFVRAHAER; encoded by the coding sequence ATGACCGACTCGCCCGCGCCGGCCGATCCCGGCGAGACCGCCCTGCAGTTCGATGTCGACGGCGCACCGGTCTCAGCGCTGAGCGGGCGACCGCCGGGTGCCGATGCCACCGTCGTCGTGGCGCACGGGGCCGGCACCGGCCTGGAGCATCCGTTCCTCACCGGTTTCACGCGCGCACTGCGCGACGCCGGACTCGCGACGCTGCGGTTCAACTTCCCGTACCGGGAGCAGGGCAGACGGATGCCTGGCCGGCCGGCACCGGCGATCGCCGCCTGGCGCGCCGCGGTGGCGGCGGCCGAGCACCTCGCCGCCGAGGCGGGCTCTGCCGGCGAGCCGATCTGGGCATCGGGCAAGTCGTACGGCGGGCGCATGGCCTCGATGGCCGTCGCCGAGGGGATGCCGGCCGCCGGACTCGTGTTCGTCGGCTACCCGTTGCACCCGCCGGGCAAGCCCGACCGCCCGAGGGACGAGCACCTCATCGGCCTCACGCTGCCGATGCTGTTCCTGCAGGGCACGAACGACCCGTTCGCGATCCCGAACGAGCAGCTCGCCGACGCGACCGCCCGCATCGGCCCGAACGCCGCCCTCGAGTGGATCGAGGGCGGCGGTCATTCCTTCGAGGTGAAGGGCCGGAAGCGGCCGGCCGACGAGGTCGGCGCCGGGCTCGCGCCGGCCGTGGCGGCCTTCGTCCGCGCGCACGCCGAGCGCTGA
- a CDS encoding YbdK family carboxylate-amine ligase: MHATFGVEEEFIFLDRETLRPADVAAPLFARLHEDPEWSATTHKEFLASQIEHASPVFDTLGGALPVLSGFRRLVADEAERVGVLAASIGTPPDTLAFPSITHDERYQRIVRDMAGLIADHQMSGLHVHVGIPDREAGVIALNTARPWLPLLTAISGNSPFWRGYDTGYESWRTVQLRRWPTAGSPPRFRDANDYDRRIRRLLGIGGMTDLALIAWNIRLSEHLPTIEFRMADAQLTAEDTLLVAALCRALVRHAIETDGRDIEETDVAPELLSAAVLHSAHAGLRAQVYDPVLGELADARSVLDRLFALVGPQLEAEGDLEVTAELVARLTQLGTGAARQRSAFLRGGGERLGRLFQTTIAGGPTEWAA; this comes from the coding sequence ATGCACGCGACGTTCGGCGTGGAGGAGGAGTTCATCTTCCTCGACCGTGAGACCCTGAGGCCGGCGGATGTCGCCGCGCCCCTCTTCGCCCGGCTGCACGAGGACCCCGAGTGGTCGGCGACCACCCACAAGGAGTTCCTCGCCTCGCAGATCGAGCACGCCTCGCCCGTGTTCGACACGCTGGGCGGTGCGCTGCCCGTGCTGTCGGGCTTCCGCCGGCTCGTGGCCGACGAGGCCGAGCGGGTCGGCGTGCTGGCCGCGAGCATCGGCACTCCACCCGACACGCTCGCGTTCCCCTCCATCACGCACGACGAGCGGTACCAGCGGATCGTACGCGACATGGCGGGCCTCATCGCCGACCACCAGATGAGCGGCCTGCACGTGCACGTCGGCATCCCCGACCGCGAAGCGGGCGTGATCGCGCTGAACACGGCGCGTCCGTGGCTCCCGCTGCTCACGGCCATCAGCGGAAACTCGCCGTTCTGGCGCGGGTACGACACGGGCTACGAGAGCTGGCGCACCGTGCAGCTGCGGCGGTGGCCCACCGCCGGCTCACCGCCGCGCTTCCGCGACGCCAACGACTACGACCGGCGCATCCGCCGTCTCCTCGGCATCGGCGGCATGACCGACCTCGCGCTCATCGCCTGGAACATCCGGCTCTCCGAGCACCTCCCGACGATCGAGTTCCGGATGGCCGACGCCCAGCTGACCGCCGAGGACACGCTGCTCGTCGCGGCGCTCTGCCGCGCGCTCGTCCGCCATGCGATCGAGACCGACGGCCGGGACATCGAGGAGACGGATGTCGCACCGGAGCTGCTGTCGGCCGCTGTGCTGCATTCCGCGCACGCCGGCCTGCGCGCGCAGGTCTACGACCCCGTGCTGGGAGAGCTGGCCGACGCTCGGTCGGTCCTCGACCGGCTGTTCGCGCTCGTGGGCCCGCAGCTCGAGGCCGAGGGCGATCTCGAGGTGACGGCCGAGCTCGTGGCCCGGCTGACCCAGCTCGGCACGGGAGCGGCGAGGCAGCGCAGCGCGTTCCTCCGCGGCGGCGGCGAACGTCTCGGCCGGCTGTTCCAGACGACGATCGCGGGCGGCCCCACGGAATGGGCGGCATGA
- a CDS encoding TspO/MBR family protein, giving the protein MSGPERAGASHAGRSRAADLVRQCVVAVSAVVAVVGAFVGSGAAGGTRIQDAAGGALAADATPIAPAGPAFAIWTLIYFGLLVYAVWQFLPAQRAADRQRRLAYPVAASLLLNAAWILSVQAGLLWLSVAVIAVLLAVLCWAYWTCVRHPPHHLADALITDGTIGLYLGWVSIATAANVAAALAASGFDGAGIPAEVWAIVVIAVATIAVAALGVASRGGLAPMLAASWGLAWIAVGRLTGEPHSVPVAIAAIVGIVVIVASTLTARVIAARTRRLGPVRD; this is encoded by the coding sequence ATGAGCGGGCCGGAGCGGGCCGGCGCCTCGCACGCCGGGCGCAGTCGTGCGGCCGACCTCGTCCGGCAGTGCGTGGTGGCGGTGAGTGCGGTGGTCGCCGTGGTCGGCGCGTTCGTGGGATCGGGCGCGGCGGGCGGCACCCGGATCCAGGATGCCGCGGGCGGCGCGCTTGCAGCGGATGCGACGCCGATCGCGCCGGCCGGTCCGGCGTTCGCCATCTGGACGCTCATCTACTTCGGGCTCCTCGTCTACGCCGTCTGGCAGTTCCTGCCCGCGCAGCGCGCCGCCGACCGGCAGCGCCGCCTCGCGTATCCGGTCGCCGCCTCGTTGCTGCTCAACGCGGCCTGGATCCTCTCCGTGCAGGCCGGCCTCCTCTGGCTGAGCGTGGCCGTGATCGCGGTGCTGCTGGCGGTGCTGTGCTGGGCGTACTGGACGTGTGTGCGGCATCCCCCGCATCACCTGGCCGATGCGCTCATCACCGACGGCACCATCGGGCTCTATCTCGGCTGGGTCTCGATCGCGACCGCGGCGAACGTCGCGGCCGCGCTCGCGGCGAGCGGCTTCGACGGTGCCGGCATCCCGGCGGAGGTGTGGGCGATCGTGGTCATCGCGGTCGCGACGATCGCGGTCGCAGCACTCGGCGTCGCGAGCCGGGGCGGGCTCGCCCCCATGCTCGCCGCGTCGTGGGGGCTCGCCTGGATCGCGGTCGGCCGCCTCACCGGCGAGCCGCACTCGGTGCCGGTGGCGATCGCGGCCATCGTGGGCATCGTCGTGATCGTGGCGAGCACGCTCACCGCACGCGTGATCGCGGCGCGCACCCGCCGGCTCGGACCGGTCCGGGACTGA
- a CDS encoding SDR family oxidoreductase: protein MSRTYVITGAGSGIGAATAALLTEGGNRVIGVDLKGADITADLSTPDGRSGAAQTAIAEADGRIDAVVAAAGISAPSALTVAVNYFGVVGFLDALAPTLAEAEAPRIAVVSSMASLQPNSAELVEAMLAGDEARALELGAALADQGPEAGYLNYPSSKRALSRWVRRESITARYAGAGIPLNAVAPGTVVTPMTAPLLESEEGRAMVDAAVPMPLNGHADPSVIARLLVWLTSEENTHVTGQTIYIDGGADATLRGDDVWSWADPR from the coding sequence ATGAGCAGAACGTATGTGATCACGGGTGCCGGATCCGGCATCGGCGCAGCCACCGCCGCCCTCCTCACCGAGGGTGGGAACCGCGTCATCGGCGTCGACCTGAAGGGCGCCGACATCACCGCCGACCTCTCCACGCCAGACGGGCGCTCCGGCGCCGCACAGACGGCGATCGCCGAGGCCGACGGCCGAATCGACGCGGTCGTCGCCGCGGCCGGGATCTCGGCCCCCTCCGCCCTCACGGTCGCGGTGAATTATTTCGGCGTCGTCGGCTTCCTCGACGCGCTCGCGCCGACGCTCGCCGAGGCGGAGGCTCCGCGCATCGCGGTGGTGAGTTCGATGGCCTCGCTCCAGCCGAACTCGGCCGAGCTCGTCGAGGCGATGCTCGCCGGTGACGAGGCCCGCGCGCTGGAGCTCGGGGCGGCGCTCGCCGACCAGGGGCCCGAGGCGGGCTACCTGAACTACCCCTCCTCGAAGCGCGCCCTCAGTCGCTGGGTGCGCCGGGAGTCGATCACCGCCAGGTACGCGGGCGCCGGCATCCCGCTGAACGCCGTCGCACCCGGCACGGTGGTGACGCCGATGACGGCGCCGCTGCTGGAGAGCGAGGAGGGTCGGGCGATGGTGGATGCCGCGGTGCCGATGCCGCTCAACGGCCACGCCGACCCCTCGGTGATCGCGCGCCTGCTCGTGTGGCTCACCAGCGAGGAGAACACCCACGTGACGGGCCAGACGATCTACATCGACGGCGGCGCCGACGCGACGCTGCGGGGCGACGACGTGTGGAGCTGGGCCGACCCGCGCTGA